In Quercus robur chromosome 10, dhQueRobu3.1, whole genome shotgun sequence, a genomic segment contains:
- the LOC126703012 gene encoding uncharacterized protein LOC126703012, which translates to MSTSSSSSSSSSSSSSSPHRSRGHSKNSSGEERPRFFDSKAKNKCWANAGIVPGRHPERWRKDAAGNIVCKRFCNCQGCLCFEYDHIVPFSKGGESTYDNCQILQTRVNRYKSDKDNVDPTQLKGYSCDVKFTDKELDIIEMAVYGDVIRPGNQCRCRTIAEMLGQNKSKDDLAACKLPYNDESLQQPT; encoded by the exons ATGAGtacttcgtcttcgtcttcgtcttcatcttcatcttcatcttcatcacctCATCGTTCTCGTGGTCATAGTAAAAATAGTAGTGGTGAGGAGAGGCCTCGGTTCTTTGACTCAAAGGCGAAGAACAAGTGCTGGGCAAATGCAGGGATAGTCCCAGGAAGACACCCAGAAAGGTGGCGCAAGGACGCCGCCGGTAACATCGTCTGCAAGCGCTTCTGCAACTGCCAAGGCTGCCTCTGCTTTGAGTACGACCACATTGTCCCCTTCTCCAAag GCGGTGAATCTACATATGATAATTGTCAGATACTTCAAACAAGGGTGAACAGATATAAATCAGACAAAGACAATGTAGATCCAACTCAATTGAAAGGTTACTCCTGTGATGTCAAGTTTACTG ATAAGGAGCTTGATATAATTGAAATGGCTGTTTATGGGGATGTGATCCGCCCTGGAAACCAATGCCGTTGTAGAACTATTGCCGAAATGCTTGGCCAAAACAAGTCAAAGGACGACTTGGCTGCCTGCAAATTGCCCTACAATGATGAATCATTACAGCAACCGACATAA